A DNA window from Brenneria izadpanahii contains the following coding sequences:
- the panD gene encoding aspartate 1-decarboxylase, protein MIRTMLQGKLHRVKVTQADLHYEGSCAIDQDFMDAAGILEYEAIDIYNVDNGQRFSTYAIAGERGSRIISVNGAAARCACVGDRLIICSYVQMSDEQAREHHPKVAYFSGDNELQRQAKAIPVQVA, encoded by the coding sequence ATGATACGTACCATGTTGCAGGGCAAACTGCATCGAGTAAAGGTGACTCAGGCTGATTTGCACTATGAAGGCTCTTGCGCCATCGACCAGGACTTTATGGATGCGGCGGGCATACTGGAATACGAAGCGATTGATATCTATAACGTGGACAACGGCCAACGTTTCTCAACCTACGCCATCGCCGGCGAGCGAGGTTCGCGGATCATTTCGGTGAACGGCGCCGCCGCACGCTGCGCCTGCGTAGGCGACAGGCTGATTATCTGCTCTTACGTACAGATGTCTGACGAACAGGCGAGAGAGCATCATCCTAAAGTCGCTTATTTCTCCGGCGACAATGAATTGCAGCGCCAGGCCAAAGCCATTCCGGTACAGGTGGCCTGA
- the panC gene encoding pantoate--beta-alanine ligase, whose product MLIIETPLLLRREIRRWRQEGKRIALVPTMGNLHDGHMRLVDEARARADIVVVSIFVNPMQFERPDDLTNYPRTLQEDCEKLTQREVDLVFAPSPDVIYPNGLEEQTFVEVPGLSHMLEGASRPGHFRGVATIVSKLFNMVQPDLACFGEKDYQQLALIRQLVSDMGYDISIVGVPIVRAQDGLALSSRNGYLSAEQRRIAPRLKQIMAAVVAQLADGNRQLDELLTQAEEELKQAGFTPDELFIRDAETLQPLTVDSARAVVLIAAWLGKARLIDNQQVDLTV is encoded by the coding sequence GTGTTGATTATTGAAACCCCTCTACTGCTACGCCGTGAAATCCGTCGCTGGCGCCAGGAGGGGAAACGCATTGCCCTGGTTCCCACGATGGGCAATTTACACGATGGGCATATGAGGCTGGTTGATGAAGCCAGGGCAAGAGCTGATATCGTTGTGGTCAGTATTTTTGTCAACCCGATGCAGTTTGAACGGCCGGACGATCTGACCAACTACCCGCGAACGTTGCAGGAAGACTGTGAGAAGCTGACCCAGCGCGAGGTCGATCTGGTTTTCGCGCCAAGTCCGGATGTGATATATCCGAACGGGCTGGAAGAGCAAACGTTTGTCGAAGTTCCCGGACTTTCTCATATGCTGGAAGGCGCCAGCCGTCCCGGTCATTTTCGGGGCGTGGCGACCATAGTGAGCAAACTGTTTAACATGGTACAGCCCGACCTGGCCTGCTTTGGCGAAAAAGATTATCAGCAATTGGCGCTCATTCGTCAGCTTGTCAGCGATATGGGTTATGACATCAGTATTGTCGGCGTGCCGATCGTGCGCGCGCAAGACGGGCTGGCTCTCAGTTCGCGCAACGGCTATCTCAGCGCCGAACAGCGCCGGATCGCGCCGCGGTTAAAGCAGATCATGGCGGCCGTTGTCGCGCAACTGGCGGATGGCAATCGTCAGTTGGATGAGTTACTGACTCAGGCTGAAGAAGAACTGAAACAAGCCGGATTCACGCCGGACGAGCTATTCATTCGCGATGCTGAAACGCTGCAGCCGCTAACGGTAGACAGCGCCCGTGCGGTGGTATTAATAGCCGCCTGGCTGGGCAAAGCGCGATTGATTGATAACCAACAGGTCGATTTGACCGTATGA
- the panB gene encoding 3-methyl-2-oxobutanoate hydroxymethyltransferase has protein sequence MKPTTMSHLRQWKQEQRKFASITAYDASFSRLFFEQGIRVMLIGDSLGMTLQGHDSTLPVTIDDVVYHTECVRRGAPLALLLSDMPFMSYSTPEQAFSQAAQLMRAGANMVKLEGGSWLAPTVRMLTERAVPVCGHLGLTPQSVNIFGGYKVQGRDEAAANQLFDDAKALEQAGAQLLVLECVPVALAKRITEALSIPVIGIGAGNVTDGQILVMHDAFGITGEKTPRFAKNFLAQSGDIRAAARLYVQEVEQGIYPAEEHSFH, from the coding sequence CCTCAATTACCGCTTACGACGCCAGTTTTTCCCGCTTATTTTTCGAACAAGGCATCCGGGTGATGTTGATCGGCGACTCACTGGGTATGACACTACAAGGGCATGACTCCACCCTGCCCGTTACTATCGATGACGTGGTCTATCATACGGAATGCGTCCGCCGCGGCGCGCCGCTTGCCTTGCTCCTTTCCGACATGCCGTTCATGAGCTATTCAACGCCGGAGCAGGCGTTCAGCCAGGCGGCGCAATTAATGCGGGCGGGCGCAAACATGGTGAAACTTGAGGGCGGAAGCTGGTTGGCGCCTACCGTAAGGATGCTGACGGAACGCGCCGTTCCCGTTTGCGGGCATTTAGGCCTGACGCCGCAGTCCGTCAACATCTTCGGCGGTTATAAGGTTCAAGGCCGGGATGAGGCCGCAGCCAATCAACTCTTTGATGATGCCAAAGCCTTAGAACAGGCCGGAGCACAGTTGCTGGTGCTGGAATGCGTGCCGGTGGCGCTGGCGAAACGCATCACCGAAGCGCTTTCCATTCCGGTTATCGGTATCGGCGCGGGTAACGTCACCGATGGGCAGATTCTGGTCATGCACGACGCATTTGGCATTACGGGCGAAAAAACGCCCAGATTCGCCAAGAATTTTTTGGCGCAAAGCGGCGACATCCGCGCGGCCGCGCGTCTTTATGTACAGGAAGTTGAACAAGGCATTTATCCAGCCGAAGAACATTCTTTCCATTAA